Proteins encoded within one genomic window of Spirulina major PCC 6313:
- a CDS encoding type IV pilus twitching motility protein PilT has translation MELMIEDVLEQLVEMGGSDVHIQAGAPLYFRISGHLQPALGDEPLSPQECQKLIFSMLNNKQRKELEQNWELDSSYGVKGLARFRLNVYKERGCWAACMRALSSKIPNFDMLGLPDIVREMTERPRGMVLVTGQTGSGKTTTMAAMLDLINRTRSEHILTVEDPIEYVFPNIKSLFHQRQKGEDTKSFSNALKGALRQDPDIILVGEMRDLETIALAVSAAETGHLVMGTLHTNSAAGTIDRLLDVFPPEQQPQIRAQMSQSLLAVFSQCLVAKANPKPGEYGRCMAQEIMIVTPAIANLIRDGKTSMIYSSIQTGMKMGMQTMEQALAKFVKDKQVTFEEAAGKCSKPDELQRLLGR, from the coding sequence ATGGAATTAATGATCGAAGATGTCCTTGAACAACTGGTTGAAATGGGCGGCTCTGATGTCCATATTCAAGCCGGTGCTCCCCTCTATTTCCGAATCAGTGGGCACCTTCAACCTGCCCTTGGAGATGAGCCTCTATCTCCCCAAGAATGTCAAAAGCTGATCTTCAGCATGCTCAACAACAAGCAACGCAAGGAGCTTGAGCAAAACTGGGAGCTAGATTCATCCTACGGGGTGAAAGGCTTAGCCCGGTTCCGCCTCAATGTCTACAAAGAGCGGGGGTGTTGGGCAGCTTGTATGCGGGCGCTATCGTCTAAAATCCCGAACTTTGATATGTTGGGGCTGCCGGATATTGTCCGGGAAATGACCGAACGGCCGCGGGGCATGGTGTTGGTCACGGGCCAAACCGGATCGGGGAAAACCACAACGATGGCGGCGATGCTTGACCTGATTAATCGCACCCGGTCTGAGCATATTCTGACGGTGGAAGACCCGATTGAATATGTGTTTCCCAACATCAAAAGTCTCTTTCATCAACGCCAAAAAGGGGAAGATACCAAAAGTTTCTCCAATGCGTTGAAAGGGGCACTCCGCCAAGATCCCGATATTATTTTGGTGGGGGAAATGCGGGATTTAGAAACGATCGCCCTCGCCGTATCGGCAGCAGAAACCGGTCACTTGGTGATGGGAACACTGCACACCAACTCGGCAGCAGGGACGATTGACCGACTGTTGGATGTGTTCCCCCCGGAACAGCAGCCCCAAATTCGCGCTCAGATGTCGCAATCGTTGCTGGCGGTGTTTAGTCAATGTTTGGTGGCGAAGGCGAACCCCAAACCGGGGGAATATGGACGCTGTATGGCCCAGGAAATTATGATCGTGACACCGGCGATCGCTAACCTGATCCGTGACGGCAAAACCTCCATGATCTATTCCTCGATTCAAACCGGGATGAAAATGGGGATGCAAACCATGGAGCAAGCCCTCGCCAAGTTTGTCAAAGATAAACAGGTTACATTTGAAGAAGCGGCCGGAAAATGCAGCAAGCCTGATGAATTACAGCGGCTCTTAGGGAGATAA
- a CDS encoding GspE/PulE family protein, whose amino-acid sequence MTQSSSRISRRSRALTVRNDFSPFGNKLIQAGYIESEQMKQALTETRRSGRPLTDVLETITGRQLTPELQRQYKKQQLFELKILYGVDSIDPEVNAIENNQMAELIETLVPDDICRRHKLVPLRKSEGDPPSVLVAMVNPDDLEAQDDLKRVLRGITLQRMVITEQDYQRLIDQYLDEQVKREKEQEAAKAADVSDIVGDLDALGEAPDELEEDLSQDDINGAPIVNLVKKILIKALQDGVSDIHVEPQEETLRVRFRKDGVLQQSFPPFPKKVAGAVAARFKIMAELDIAEKRMPQDGKIRQVYQGRKIDFRVSTLPSRYGEKVVLRILDNSSTQLGLDKLISDEETLELVREMARRPFGLILVTGPTGSGKSTSLYSVLAERNDPGINISTAEDPIEYSLPGITQVQVIREKGMDFASILRSFLRQDPDVILVGETRDKETAKTAIEAALTGHLVLTTLHTNDAAGAIARLDEMGVEPFMVSGALLGVLAQRLMRRVCSECRVPYEPSREELARYGMTAAADGEITIYKANTIAIEDRKANKCCEKCGGIGYKGRVGVYEVLKMTENLQALINAGASTDRIKEVAVEEGMKTLLAYSLNLVREGHTTLEEVERVTFTDAGLEAELKAKRKSGLTCATCAAELQPEWVDCPYCMTPRFSD is encoded by the coding sequence ATGACCCAATCCTCATCGAGAATCTCCCGGCGCTCTCGGGCCCTCACTGTTCGTAATGATTTTTCTCCCTTCGGAAATAAATTAATTCAAGCGGGCTACATCGAAAGCGAACAGATGAAACAGGCGCTCACGGAAACCCGTCGTTCCGGGCGACCCCTCACAGACGTGCTTGAAACGATTACCGGTCGCCAACTCACCCCAGAGTTACAACGCCAGTACAAGAAGCAGCAACTGTTTGAGCTTAAGATTCTGTACGGCGTAGATTCGATCGATCCGGAAGTGAATGCGATCGAAAATAACCAGATGGCCGAATTGATCGAAACCCTGGTGCCGGATGATATCTGTCGTCGTCACAAACTCGTCCCCCTCCGCAAAAGTGAGGGTGATCCCCCCTCCGTCCTCGTGGCGATGGTCAACCCCGATGATCTCGAAGCCCAAGATGATCTCAAGCGGGTGCTGCGAGGGATTACGCTTCAGCGGATGGTGATTACCGAACAAGACTATCAACGTCTCATTGATCAGTACCTCGATGAGCAAGTCAAACGCGAAAAAGAACAAGAAGCCGCCAAAGCTGCCGACGTGTCCGACATTGTGGGCGACCTTGATGCCCTTGGAGAAGCCCCCGATGAGCTAGAAGAGGATCTCAGCCAAGATGATATTAATGGCGCTCCCATCGTCAACTTGGTGAAAAAGATTTTGATTAAAGCCCTCCAAGATGGGGTGTCTGATATTCACGTTGAACCCCAAGAAGAAACCCTGCGAGTCCGGTTCCGTAAAGATGGGGTGTTGCAACAATCGTTCCCGCCCTTTCCGAAAAAGGTGGCGGGGGCCGTGGCCGCTCGTTTCAAAATTATGGCGGAGTTGGATATTGCCGAAAAACGGATGCCCCAGGATGGCAAAATCCGCCAGGTGTACCAAGGTCGCAAAATTGACTTCCGGGTCAGTACCCTGCCGAGTCGGTACGGAGAAAAGGTGGTGCTGCGGATTTTGGATAACTCTTCGACGCAGTTGGGGTTAGACAAGTTAATTAGTGATGAGGAGACTCTAGAGTTGGTGCGGGAGATGGCCCGTCGCCCCTTTGGCTTGATTTTGGTAACGGGGCCGACGGGGTCGGGGAAATCCACCAGTTTGTATTCGGTGCTCGCCGAACGGAATGATCCGGGGATTAATATCAGTACGGCGGAAGACCCGATTGAGTATTCCTTGCCGGGGATTACGCAGGTGCAGGTGATCCGTGAAAAGGGGATGGATTTTGCGTCAATTTTGCGATCGTTCCTGCGGCAAGATCCTGACGTGATCCTGGTGGGGGAAACGCGGGATAAGGAAACGGCGAAAACGGCGATTGAGGCGGCGCTAACGGGTCACTTGGTCTTAACAACGCTGCACACGAACGACGCGGCAGGGGCGATCGCTCGCCTTGATGAAATGGGCGTTGAACCGTTCATGGTGTCCGGGGCGCTCCTGGGTGTGCTGGCCCAACGGCTGATGCGGCGCGTCTGTAGTGAATGCCGCGTGCCCTACGAACCCAGCCGCGAAGAATTGGCCCGCTATGGAATGACCGCCGCTGCCGATGGCGAAATCACCATTTACAAAGCCAATACAATCGCGATCGAAGACCGCAAAGCCAACAAATGTTGCGAAAAATGCGGCGGCATTGGCTATAAAGGCCGGGTCGGGGTCTATGAAGTGCTCAAGATGACCGAAAATCTCCAAGCCCTGATCAACGCCGGAGCCTCCACCGATCGCATCAAAGAAGTCGCCGTAGAAGAAGGGATGAAAACCCTGCTAGCCTACAGCCTCAACCTGGTCAGAGAAGGCCACACCACCCTCGAAGAAGTCGAACGAGTCACCTTCACCGATGCCGGGTTAGAAGCCGAACTCAAGGCCAAGCGCAAGAGTGGTCTAACCTGTGCAACCTGCGCGGCTGAACTACAGCCCGAATGGGTCGATTGTCCCTACTGCATGACCCCGCGTTTTTCGGACTAA
- the grpE gene encoding nucleotide exchange factor GrpE, with amino-acid sequence MTNDPNQPDVTLDTPDGADPTVAADHAIDELSTPPEGADAVADELESVATEPSDDAVATEPTLSSDQVQAVEAMQFELESLRRQLAQQAQQLESHKTQALRIAADFDNFRKRTQKEKEDLEYMAKRTTLAELLPVVDNFERARSHIKAVTEGEATIHKSYQSVYKNLVDILKRLGVAPMRPEGQEFDPNFHEAMMRQPTNEYAEGAVMEQLVRGYLLHDRVLRHAMVKVAAPPEPERVEEEAIANDSDAETE; translated from the coding sequence ATGACAAACGACCCCAACCAGCCTGATGTGACGCTAGACACCCCTGATGGTGCTGATCCAACGGTTGCAGCGGATCATGCCATAGACGAGTTATCAACGCCTCCGGAGGGGGCTGATGCTGTGGCTGATGAGTTAGAGTCGGTGGCCACAGAACCGAGCGATGATGCTGTGGCAACGGAGCCAACGTTGTCGAGTGATCAAGTGCAGGCTGTGGAAGCGATGCAGTTTGAACTCGAATCGTTACGCCGTCAGCTTGCCCAACAGGCTCAACAATTGGAATCCCATAAGACGCAGGCGTTGAGAATTGCTGCGGATTTTGATAATTTCCGGAAGCGCACCCAGAAGGAAAAAGAGGATCTGGAGTATATGGCGAAGCGGACGACCCTGGCGGAGTTGTTGCCGGTGGTGGATAATTTTGAGCGGGCGCGATCGCACATCAAAGCCGTCACCGAAGGGGAAGCCACGATCCATAAGAGCTACCAGAGTGTCTACAAAAATCTCGTGGATATCTTGAAGCGGCTCGGTGTGGCACCGATGCGGCCTGAAGGGCAAGAGTTTGACCCGAATTTCCACGAAGCGATGATGCGACAGCCGACGAATGAATATGCCGAAGGGGCGGTGATGGAGCAACTGGTGCGGGGCTATCTCCTCCATGACCGGGTCTTGCGCCATGCTATGGTCAAGGTTGCGGCTCCCCCGGAACCTGAAAGGGTCGAGGAAGAGGCGATCGCCAACGACAGCGACGCAGAAACCGAATAA
- the dnaK gene encoding molecular chaperone DnaK, protein MGKVIGIDLGTTNSCVAVLEGGKPIVIQSTEGGRTTPSMVGFDKSGERLVGQLAKRQAVTNAENTIYSIKRFIGRRWDDTSEERSRVPYICVQGRDSTVDVEIRGKSYTPQEISAMILQKLKADAEQFLGETVTQAVITVPAYFTDAQRQATKDSGTIAGLDVMRIINEPTAAALAYGLDKQDQDQHILVFDLGGGTFDVSVLQLGDGVFEVKATSGNNHLGGDDFDNVIVQWMADEFQVSEGINLRGDKMALQRLREAAEKAKIELSTVGNTSINLPFITADETGPKHLECDLSRSKFEELANELIKGTILPVKQALKDCDLTTNHIDRILMVGGSTRIPAVGNAIKQYFGGKEPDRSVNPDEAVALGAAIQGGVLGGEVEDLLLLDVTPLSLGIETLGEVFTKIIERNTTIPTSKSQVFSTAIDGQTSVEIHVLQGERAMARDNKSLGKFLLTGILPAPRGVPQIEVTFEIDVNGILRVSAQDKATGKEQSVRITNTGGLSSAEVERMRSEAEQYAEQDRRRMELVELQNQADSITYTHETTLKDNSDLIRDDLKQQAEAKREALALAFKDPSSTVEVVKTRLEEFKQAVLAVGTDLYNRANQGVSAEFETVDDVPAEAPTTIDPAEPSEQPTQIIAEEEMEASDDDEFRFEFDDDDATLAADYEPVD, encoded by the coding sequence ATGGGAAAAGTTATTGGTATTGACCTCGGCACAACGAATAGTTGTGTGGCGGTACTCGAAGGCGGTAAGCCCATCGTCATCCAGAGCACAGAGGGAGGGCGAACCACTCCCAGCATGGTCGGCTTTGACAAGTCCGGCGAGCGCTTAGTGGGGCAGTTAGCCAAGCGGCAAGCTGTAACCAACGCCGAAAATACGATTTACAGTATTAAGCGGTTTATCGGTCGGCGTTGGGATGACACGTCGGAGGAGCGATCGCGCGTTCCCTACATCTGTGTTCAAGGCCGCGACAGCACCGTAGACGTGGAAATTCGGGGCAAAAGCTACACCCCCCAAGAAATTTCCGCCATGATTCTGCAAAAGCTCAAAGCCGATGCCGAACAATTCCTCGGTGAAACCGTCACCCAAGCCGTGATCACCGTCCCCGCCTACTTCACCGATGCCCAGCGCCAAGCCACCAAAGACTCAGGCACCATCGCCGGCCTCGACGTGATGCGGATCATCAACGAACCCACCGCCGCCGCCCTCGCCTACGGCCTCGACAAACAAGACCAAGACCAACATATCCTCGTCTTTGACCTCGGCGGCGGTACGTTTGATGTGTCCGTCCTCCAACTCGGCGACGGTGTCTTTGAAGTCAAAGCCACCTCCGGCAACAACCACCTCGGCGGCGATGACTTCGACAACGTCATCGTGCAATGGATGGCCGATGAATTTCAAGTCAGCGAAGGCATCAACCTCCGGGGCGACAAAATGGCCCTCCAGCGCCTCCGGGAAGCCGCCGAAAAAGCCAAAATCGAGCTATCCACCGTCGGCAACACCTCCATTAACCTCCCCTTCATCACCGCCGACGAAACCGGCCCCAAACACCTCGAATGTGACCTCTCCCGCTCCAAATTCGAAGAACTGGCCAACGAACTGATCAAAGGCACGATCCTGCCCGTCAAACAAGCCCTCAAAGACTGCGACCTCACCACCAACCACATCGATCGCATCCTGATGGTCGGCGGCTCCACCCGGATTCCCGCCGTCGGCAACGCCATCAAACAATACTTTGGCGGCAAAGAACCCGATCGCTCCGTCAACCCCGATGAAGCCGTTGCCCTCGGTGCGGCTATCCAAGGCGGTGTCCTCGGCGGTGAAGTCGAAGACCTCCTCCTCCTCGATGTCACCCCGCTTTCCTTGGGGATTGAAACCCTTGGCGAAGTCTTCACCAAAATCATCGAGCGCAACACCACGATCCCCACCAGCAAATCCCAAGTCTTCTCCACCGCCATTGACGGCCAAACCTCCGTCGAAATCCACGTTCTCCAAGGGGAACGGGCCATGGCACGGGACAACAAAAGCCTGGGTAAATTTCTGCTCACCGGAATTTTGCCCGCCCCCCGTGGCGTGCCCCAAATCGAAGTCACCTTTGAAATCGACGTGAACGGCATCTTGCGCGTCTCCGCCCAAGATAAAGCCACCGGCAAAGAGCAAAGCGTGCGGATCACCAACACCGGTGGCCTCAGTTCTGCCGAAGTGGAACGCATGCGCAGCGAAGCCGAGCAATATGCCGAGCAAGACAGACGGCGGATGGAACTCGTCGAACTCCAGAACCAGGCCGACAGCATCACCTACACCCACGAAACAACCCTCAAAGACAACAGCGACCTGATTCGCGACGACCTCAAACAGCAAGCGGAGGCCAAGCGGGAAGCCCTCGCCCTAGCGTTTAAAGATCCAAGCTCCACCGTTGAAGTGGTGAAAACGCGCCTTGAGGAGTTTAAACAAGCGGTGTTAGCCGTGGGGACGGATCTATATAACCGGGCTAATCAAGGTGTGAGTGCTGAATTTGAAACCGTTGATGATGTACCCGCCGAAGCCCCCACAACCATAGACCCCGCCGAGCCTAGCGAACAGCCCACGCAAATCATCGCAGAAGAAGAGATGGAAGCCAGCGACGACGATGAATTTCGCTTCGAGTTTGATGATGATGATGCCACCTTAGCGGCAGATTATGAACCCGTGGATTAG
- the dnaJ gene encoding molecular chaperone DnaJ, whose translation MAGDYYQTLGISRDANQDEIKRAYRRLARKYHPDVNKEPGAEDKFKEVNRAHEVLSDPEIRARYDRFGEAGVSSGGAGGYSDFGDMGGFADIFETIFSGFGGGGSAAGGTQARRRSGPVRGDDLRLDLKLQFREAIFGGEKEIRIPHQESCKACNGTGAKPGTGVKTCGTCNGTGQVRRATRTPFGSFAQVSVCPTCNGEGHVIEEKCESCGGAGRKQETKKLKITIPQGVDNGTRLRVAREGDAGVRGGTPGDLYVYLFVEEDAEFKRDGINILSELQVSYLQAILGCRIPVQTVDGDVELTIPAGTQPNTVLKLDDRGVPQLGNPVSRGDHLITIKIAIPTKVSVEERELLMQLAKLRGDATEKEGGLEGFLGKMFRG comes from the coding sequence ATGGCAGGCGATTACTATCAGACTCTTGGGATTTCCCGTGATGCAAATCAAGATGAGATCAAGCGAGCCTATCGTCGGCTAGCTCGAAAATATCATCCGGATGTGAATAAGGAACCCGGAGCCGAAGATAAGTTTAAAGAAGTCAACCGCGCCCATGAAGTGCTGTCCGATCCAGAAATCCGGGCTCGCTACGATCGCTTCGGAGAAGCTGGGGTCTCATCCGGCGGGGCGGGGGGCTACTCCGATTTTGGCGATATGGGGGGGTTTGCCGATATCTTTGAGACAATTTTTAGTGGTTTCGGCGGCGGTGGCAGTGCGGCAGGGGGAACCCAAGCCCGTCGTCGTAGTGGGCCGGTACGGGGTGATGATCTGCGCCTCGATCTCAAACTGCAATTCCGAGAAGCGATTTTTGGGGGTGAGAAAGAGATTCGGATTCCCCACCAAGAAAGCTGCAAAGCCTGTAATGGCACGGGTGCGAAGCCTGGCACGGGGGTGAAAACCTGCGGAACCTGTAATGGGACGGGGCAGGTGCGCCGCGCCACACGCACACCCTTCGGTAGTTTTGCGCAGGTATCGGTCTGCCCAACCTGTAACGGTGAGGGTCATGTGATTGAAGAAAAGTGCGAAAGCTGCGGCGGCGCGGGCCGGAAACAGGAGACGAAGAAACTTAAAATTACGATTCCCCAAGGGGTGGACAATGGTACACGTCTGCGGGTGGCTCGTGAAGGGGATGCTGGGGTGCGGGGCGGTACGCCGGGCGACCTTTATGTGTATCTGTTTGTTGAGGAAGATGCTGAATTTAAGCGCGATGGGATTAATATCCTGTCGGAGTTGCAGGTGAGTTATTTGCAGGCGATTCTCGGCTGTCGGATTCCGGTACAAACTGTCGATGGGGATGTGGAATTGACGATTCCGGCGGGGACGCAGCCGAATACGGTGCTGAAGCTGGACGATCGCGGCGTGCCCCAGTTGGGCAATCCGGTGAGTCGTGGTGATCATTTGATTACGATCAAGATTGCGATTCCCACGAAGGTTTCTGTCGAAGAGCGTGAATTGTTGATGCAGTTGGCGAAGCTGCGCGGCGATGCGACGGAAAAGGAGGGGGGACTTGAAGGGTTCCTCGGCAAGATGTTCCGGGGTTAG
- a CDS encoding sulfurtransferase TusA family protein has product MTPNPNQPLAASLDLRGTPCPLNFVRTKLRLEQMAAGEVLEVWLDPGEPIEQVPDSLVMSGYTLETVEERDGFFAVRVLRAVDADDH; this is encoded by the coding sequence ATGACTCCGAACCCTAACCAACCCCTCGCCGCGTCTTTAGATCTGCGTGGCACGCCCTGCCCACTGAATTTCGTGCGCACGAAACTCCGTCTCGAACAGATGGCGGCGGGGGAAGTCCTGGAAGTGTGGCTCGATCCGGGGGAACCGATTGAACAGGTTCCCGACAGTTTAGTGATGTCAGGCTATACCCTCGAAACCGTCGAAGAGCGTGACGGTTTTTTCGCAGTTCGGGTGTTACGGGCGGTGGATGCGGATGACCACTGA
- the rsgA gene encoding small ribosomal subunit biogenesis GTPase RsgA, whose protein sequence is MRMTTDPSPRWAGMVVAKQANFYQVRLEGATPATLLCTRRSRLKKLGQRVMVGDRVQIEDPDFTDAQGVICEILPRRTCLDRPPIANADQILLVFAIAQPSLDPWQLSRFLIQAEATGIATQICLNKCDLVPTTEQQHWQARLQAWGYDPLVLSVEHQIGLDQLATQLADRVTLFAGPSGVGKSSLIRTLIPDVEVRVAEVSGKLQRGRHTTRHVELFELTTGGLLADSPGFNKPDLVCAAQQLAGYFPEIRDRLAANPCHFNNCIHHNEPHCGVRGEWERYEHYLKFLEEAIAAETVRHQQPDSEARVKVKIKTDGQRTYEPRLESKKYRRTSRRHRHQTLKDWETELNREDLPPT, encoded by the coding sequence ATGCGGATGACCACTGACCCGTCGCCGCGTTGGGCGGGGATGGTCGTTGCGAAGCAGGCCAATTTTTATCAGGTGCGGCTAGAGGGGGCGACCCCAGCCACCCTCCTTTGTACGCGCCGATCGCGCCTCAAAAAATTAGGACAGCGGGTGATGGTGGGCGATCGCGTCCAGATCGAAGACCCCGACTTCACCGATGCCCAGGGGGTGATTTGTGAGATCTTGCCCCGTCGCACTTGCCTCGATCGCCCTCCGATTGCCAATGCGGATCAGATTCTTTTGGTGTTTGCGATCGCCCAACCCAGTCTCGACCCCTGGCAACTGAGCCGCTTCCTGATCCAAGCCGAAGCCACCGGCATCGCGACCCAAATTTGTCTCAACAAATGCGATTTGGTTCCCACCACCGAGCAGCAGCATTGGCAAGCTCGTCTACAAGCCTGGGGCTATGATCCCCTCGTGCTCAGTGTGGAGCATCAAATCGGGCTCGACCAACTGGCCACCCAACTGGCGGACCGGGTTACCCTCTTTGCGGGGCCATCGGGGGTGGGAAAATCGAGCCTGATTCGCACCCTAATCCCCGATGTGGAGGTGCGCGTGGCGGAGGTGTCGGGCAAACTGCAACGGGGTCGCCACACAACGCGCCATGTGGAACTGTTTGAACTCACCACCGGGGGCCTGTTGGCCGATAGTCCCGGTTTTAACAAACCCGATTTGGTCTGTGCGGCGCAGCAATTGGCGGGCTATTTTCCCGAAATCCGCGATCGCCTGGCCGCCAACCCCTGCCACTTTAACAACTGCATCCACCACAACGAACCGCACTGCGGTGTCCGAGGCGAGTGGGAACGGTACGAGCATTATTTAAAATTTCTCGAAGAAGCGATCGCCGCCGAAACCGTCCGCCACCAACAACCCGACAGCGAAGCCCGCGTCAAAGTCAAAATCAAAACCGACGGTCAACGCACCTATGAACCCCGTCTCGAAAGCAAGAAATATCGCCGCACCTCTCGCCGCCACCGCCACCAAACCTTAAAAGATTGGGAAACTGAACTGAATCGGGAGGATTTGCCACCCACCTAA
- the recA gene encoding recombinase RecA, whose amino-acid sequence MAAITKNSDKDKALTLVLNQIERNFGKGAIMRLGDATRMRVETIPTGALTLDIALGGGLPKGRIIEIYGPESSGKTTLALHALAEVQKKGGVAAFVDAEHALDPAYASALGVDIENLLVAQPDNGESALEIVDQLVRSAAVDIVVIDSVAALVPRAEIEGEMGDTQVGLQARLMSKALRKIAGNIGKSESTVIFLNQLRQKIGISYGSPEVTTGGNALKFYASVRLDIRRIQTLKKGSEGEYGIRAKVKVAKNKVAPPFRIAEFDIIFGSGISRTGCVMDLAEQTSVVVRKGAWYSYKGENIAQGRDNAVKYLEENEAIAQEVESQVRAALQTGVEVAVNSMKGSTSKRAKGSSDQASSAPGEEE is encoded by the coding sequence ATGGCCGCCATTACTAAAAATTCCGATAAAGACAAAGCCTTAACCCTAGTCCTCAATCAAATCGAACGTAACTTTGGGAAAGGCGCAATCATGCGCTTGGGAGATGCAACGCGGATGCGGGTCGAAACGATCCCCACCGGTGCTTTAACCCTCGACATCGCCCTCGGTGGCGGTTTACCCAAGGGTCGCATCATTGAAATTTACGGCCCCGAAAGCTCAGGGAAAACCACCCTTGCCCTCCACGCCCTCGCCGAAGTGCAAAAAAAAGGGGGCGTTGCTGCTTTTGTTGATGCAGAACATGCCCTTGACCCGGCCTATGCCTCTGCCCTGGGGGTGGATATTGAAAATCTCCTCGTTGCCCAGCCCGATAACGGCGAATCCGCCCTTGAAATTGTTGATCAGTTGGTGCGATCGGCGGCGGTGGATATTGTCGTGATTGATTCCGTGGCGGCCCTCGTGCCCCGCGCTGAGATTGAAGGGGAAATGGGCGATACCCAAGTGGGGCTTCAGGCTCGGTTGATGAGTAAAGCCCTGCGGAAAATTGCCGGGAATATTGGTAAATCGGAATCAACGGTGATTTTTCTTAACCAATTGCGGCAAAAAATCGGGATTAGCTACGGGTCGCCGGAGGTGACCACCGGGGGGAATGCCCTCAAGTTCTATGCGTCGGTGCGCTTGGATATTCGGCGGATTCAAACCCTGAAAAAAGGATCAGAGGGGGAATACGGGATTCGCGCCAAGGTGAAGGTGGCAAAAAATAAGGTCGCACCGCCGTTTCGGATTGCGGAGTTTGATATTATTTTTGGTTCTGGGATTTCGCGCACGGGCTGTGTGATGGATTTGGCGGAACAAACTAGTGTGGTTGTCCGGAAAGGGGCATGGTATAGCTACAAGGGCGAAAATATTGCCCAGGGTCGGGATAATGCGGTGAAGTATCTCGAAGAAAATGAAGCGATCGCCCAAGAGGTAGAATCCCAAGTGCGGGCGGCATTGCAAACCGGGGTGGAAGTGGCCGTCAACTCCATGAAGGGCAGTACCAGCAAGCGGGCGAAAGGCAGCAGCGATCAAGCCAGTTCCGCCCCAGGGGAAGAAGAATAA
- a CDS encoding FHA domain-containing protein — protein MELENRLNLYHVFQNLYDHHPDLLNELLHLENYSLNSGSLAPRTPYLMGLIDTEEVYLLTNVLNTTTQKLEQPQWVWTLGRAETNAICVLDDHLSRHHAAIQYIATQGFFLHDLESTNGTYLNHERVQVPLRLKEGDLIRIGTTVFSFFLCDQAITAAPIQPELAGALTKTLPLSYSPPLVARDEVRSPPSDGQSRSQSKSTDFFLNQLAESLNHVAQPMQGISASETFNPQQRSKILDRFFESQTVGRVHDHEVPAEDLDGDALGYGGDRNPKEG, from the coding sequence ATGGAACTCGAAAATCGCCTCAACCTGTATCACGTTTTTCAAAACCTCTATGATCATCATCCTGATCTCCTCAATGAGTTACTGCACCTCGAAAACTATTCCCTCAACTCTGGGAGTCTTGCCCCCCGCACTCCCTATTTGATGGGGTTGATTGACACGGAGGAGGTTTATTTGCTCACCAATGTGCTCAATACCACGACCCAAAAACTGGAGCAGCCACAGTGGGTCTGGACTCTGGGTCGGGCTGAGACGAATGCCATTTGCGTACTGGATGATCATCTCTCGCGGCACCATGCGGCGATTCAATATATTGCAACCCAAGGATTCTTTTTGCATGACCTGGAAAGCACCAACGGAACTTACCTGAACCATGAGCGGGTACAGGTTCCCCTCCGTTTAAAAGAAGGGGATCTGATTCGGATTGGGACGACTGTCTTTTCGTTTTTTCTCTGTGATCAGGCGATTACAGCAGCACCGATTCAGCCAGAGTTGGCCGGGGCACTGACGAAAACCTTGCCGCTGTCCTATTCTCCGCCGCTGGTGGCACGGGATGAGGTGCGATCGCCTCCCTCCGATGGACAGTCTCGATCCCAAAGCAAATCCACTGATTTTTTTCTGAATCAACTGGCGGAATCGTTAAACCATGTGGCTCAACCGATGCAGGGTATCTCTGCCTCGGAGACGTTCAATCCCCAGCAGCGATCCAAAATTCTAGATCGCTTTTTTGAATCCCAAACTGTGGGACGGGTTCACGATCATGAAGTCCCAGCGGAGGATCTCGATGGGGACGCTCTGGGCTATGGGGGCGATCGCAACCCGAAGGAGGGATAA
- a CDS encoding DUF3493 domain-containing protein has product MPKPRSLSPEKYAQLQAEAKAPYRGLRRFIYVGFGASGLIGAFIFVTQLAAGVAKPAAIPNLALQCGLVALMVWLWRYENKVEQKQTRSSSQSPRS; this is encoded by the coding sequence ATGCCTAAGCCGCGATCGCTCAGTCCTGAAAAATATGCCCAGTTGCAAGCCGAAGCCAAAGCACCCTATCGAGGGTTACGGCGATTTATCTATGTTGGGTTTGGTGCCTCTGGTTTGATTGGGGCGTTTATTTTTGTGACGCAACTAGCCGCTGGGGTGGCCAAACCGGCGGCAATCCCTAACCTAGCCCTGCAATGTGGCCTTGTGGCGCTAATGGTGTGGCTGTGGCGCTACGAGAATAAAGTGGAGCAAAAACAAACCCGCTCTTCGTCGCAATCGCCCCGTTCGTAA